In a single window of the Halalkalicoccus subterraneus genome:
- a CDS encoding dihydroorotase, whose protein sequence is MAIDLVISGGTLATPRRLIDCDIAVNDSKIAAIGDKQTFPEAKERVDASGLLVMPGVVDPHVHIDGYLSRETYEAGTSAAALGGITSCINFAWEAWVGDLSIWEEEGTLLEAVQRQKKKGKESVIDFGLHGAITREDPAVFDELEDVIDEGVTSVKMFTAYEIGLSNGFINRVFEHVADHDIVGVLHTEDASVREQLTQELQAEGKHQPQYYPQARPDYAEAMAAESAVRMAQEAGAKYYGIHTTSQKAADILASYQTDGSEVRGETCTQYTTLDESAYEEQGTLPIMAPPLRTPADRDALFEHLATGALSVVSTDHNAFKRSEKTVENWWDSSFGANGLQTSLPVFHDEAVNKRGYSYPFLVQVMCTNPAQTFGLSEKGTLEPGTDADIVLFDPNESYTISAADNASIADYSIYEGKEVTGRVKKTYLRGELIADEGTVVGEPGYGEFIDRDRPDWQAN, encoded by the coding sequence ATGGCGATAGATTTGGTCATATCGGGTGGAACATTAGCAACTCCGAGACGATTGATAGATTGTGATATCGCGGTCAACGACAGCAAAATCGCTGCGATTGGTGACAAGCAAACATTTCCTGAAGCCAAGGAAAGGGTAGATGCGTCAGGATTGCTTGTAATGCCCGGTGTCGTTGATCCACACGTCCATATCGATGGATACCTTTCACGCGAAACATACGAAGCTGGGACAAGCGCGGCCGCACTAGGTGGCATTACATCCTGCATTAATTTCGCGTGGGAAGCATGGGTCGGCGATCTCAGTATTTGGGAGGAAGAAGGCACCCTATTAGAGGCAGTCCAGCGACAAAAAAAGAAAGGCAAAGAGTCGGTAATCGACTTTGGGCTCCATGGAGCAATTACCCGCGAGGATCCTGCAGTCTTCGACGAATTAGAGGACGTGATCGATGAAGGCGTCACCTCGGTAAAGATGTTCACAGCCTATGAGATCGGTCTCTCGAATGGGTTTATTAATCGCGTTTTCGAGCATGTAGCTGACCATGATATTGTCGGCGTTCTCCATACGGAAGATGCCTCAGTTCGTGAGCAGCTGACTCAAGAGTTACAGGCTGAAGGGAAACACCAGCCCCAGTACTATCCACAGGCACGACCGGATTATGCCGAAGCGATGGCTGCTGAGAGTGCGGTGCGAATGGCACAAGAAGCCGGCGCGAAATACTATGGTATCCACACGACCAGCCAGAAAGCTGCCGACATACTTGCCTCCTACCAGACTGACGGCAGCGAAGTCCGTGGTGAAACCTGTACCCAGTATACCACACTGGACGAATCAGCATACGAAGAGCAAGGAACGCTTCCAATTATGGCTCCACCACTGCGGACACCGGCCGATCGAGACGCCCTCTTCGAGCATCTCGCTACTGGTGCGTTAAGTGTAGTTTCGACCGACCACAACGCGTTCAAGCGTTCAGAGAAGACCGTTGAGAACTGGTGGGATAGCTCCTTCGGGGCGAACGGATTACAGACGAGTTTACCAGTGTTCCATGACGAAGCAGTGAACAAACGCGGGTACTCATATCCATTCTTGGTGCAGGTAATGTGTACGAACCCAGCTCAAACATTCGGCCTTTCTGAGAAAGGAACACTCGAACCAGGTACAGACGCTGATATCGTCCTATTTGATCCGAACGAATCGTACACGATTTCTGCAGCCGATAACGCCTCCATTGCCGATTACTCAATTTATGAAGGCAAGGAAGTCACTGGCAGGGTGAAGAAAACCTATCTTAGGGGAGAACTGATCGCTGACGAAGGCACAGTCGTTGGCGAGCCTGGCTATGGCGAATTCATCGACCGAGACCGACCGGACTGGCAGGCCAACTAA
- a CDS encoding NCS1 family transporter produces the protein MSQESAAEDLTPVSPDNRTMNLFQYIPLWWAAVIVVQSMAVAFFAIYPQGQLNLLQVIVASLIGSVILGILFCLNGFPGFEEGIPFAVQTRSAFGVRGSIIPNYLRAVPAIVYLGIGNWIGALAINTITTTLWNFGDVRVYFVLFALLNVALAWSGIDSIAWFDTLSALVIVVLLAYTAYVVLTTQSIPTEPVAYEGSWGLPFVGFIAAVGGQLITAALNISDITRHLDTSRGTVNLAVGNILGLVPAYLFMLLVGLLFSVTTGITNPVEAIMAVALNAALGAAMLLFAILAQISTNLVNNLLPPTHVFQDSLGVTWKQGLVITTVLSFISFPWLLFSSALFSTFIQFYSAFLGPIVGILLADYWITRNRDTDIESLYDRTASSKFWFVRGFSVTGIVSLLAGVAVSLPVLDLSWVIGLPTAFVTYAILSKAELNSYVTESVLEDGTEPLKSN, from the coding sequence ATGAGTCAAGAATCGGCAGCAGAGGATCTGACTCCGGTTTCACCCGATAACCGGACGATGAATCTCTTCCAATATATTCCACTTTGGTGGGCGGCTGTCATTGTTGTCCAATCAATGGCCGTTGCATTCTTTGCTATATATCCACAGGGACAACTCAACCTCTTACAGGTGATTGTTGCGTCATTGATTGGATCGGTCATACTAGGAATTCTGTTCTGTCTAAACGGCTTCCCTGGATTCGAAGAGGGGATTCCATTTGCTGTTCAAACACGCTCTGCATTCGGAGTCCGAGGTTCGATAATTCCGAATTATCTCAGAGCAGTACCTGCCATTGTCTATCTTGGCATTGGTAACTGGATCGGAGCGTTAGCCATCAATACAATCACTACGACTCTCTGGAATTTCGGTGATGTGCGCGTTTATTTCGTCCTGTTTGCACTGCTGAACGTCGCACTTGCGTGGTCTGGCATTGATTCGATTGCTTGGTTCGACACCTTATCTGCGCTCGTTATCGTTGTTTTGCTAGCCTACACCGCCTACGTCGTCCTAACCACACAATCGATTCCGACAGAACCAGTTGCCTACGAAGGCTCGTGGGGGTTGCCATTTGTTGGATTCATTGCAGCAGTTGGCGGTCAGCTTATCACTGCTGCTCTGAATATCTCCGATATCACTCGACATTTGGATACGAGCCGGGGCACAGTGAATCTCGCAGTCGGCAACATACTTGGTCTCGTTCCTGCGTACCTGTTTATGCTGCTTGTTGGGCTCTTGTTCAGCGTCACAACAGGGATTACGAATCCTGTTGAAGCGATAATGGCGGTTGCTCTCAATGCTGCTCTGGGGGCTGCAATGCTGCTATTCGCGATCTTAGCTCAAATATCGACAAATCTCGTAAATAACCTCCTCCCGCCCACACACGTATTCCAGGATTCGCTCGGTGTAACGTGGAAGCAAGGACTCGTAATCACCACTGTATTGTCCTTTATTTCATTCCCATGGTTGCTTTTCAGTAGTGCTCTCTTCTCTACCTTTATCCAGTTCTACTCGGCCTTCCTCGGTCCGATCGTTGGTATTCTCCTCGCTGATTACTGGATTACCAGAAATCGTGACACCGATATCGAGTCGTTGTACGATAGAACCGCCTCCTCGAAGTTCTGGTTCGTTCGGGGATTTTCCGTAACTGGTATCGTTAGCCTGCTTGCTGGTGTGGCAGTGAGCCTCCCGGTTTTGGATCTCTCATGGGTTATTGGCCTACCAACTGCTTTCGTCACCTATGCTATCCTCTCAAAAGCAGAACTCAACAGCTACGTTACCGAATCTGTATTAGAGGACGGTACAGAACCACTGAAGAGTAATTGA
- a CDS encoding ArsR/SmtB family transcription factor, which yields MTQFGHNVDSEPVADLKAGIDPQSPPEQESVKKNTKERMLPADAFALLGNDTRIDILQALLDANADKTPVGFTELFERVDIADSANFNYHLQKLTDHFIKRTEDGYEFRHPGRKVVSSIFAGTLTDRAELGFFSVNGSCHTCEGNLHGWYVDEVLTVACVDCSTVLVSYPFPPGGLEERTSEELLQAFHHYVRHHYCMAADGVCPECTGTVETELVNESDENSNFDLIVEHSCQRCGYSLQSSVGVNLLDNAEVLLFHSQRGIDLSTEPFWHFEWCVSNTRTTILSDDPLQIRVDIPCAGDELRVVLDETLSVTETAIQEQLSS from the coding sequence ATGACCCAGTTCGGTCATAATGTGGACTCTGAACCAGTAGCAGACTTGAAAGCTGGGATAGATCCTCAGTCCCCACCAGAGCAGGAGTCTGTGAAAAAAAACACCAAAGAGCGAATGCTTCCCGCAGACGCATTCGCACTCCTAGGGAATGATACTCGTATCGATATTTTGCAGGCATTGCTGGACGCAAACGCCGATAAAACCCCTGTTGGATTTACAGAATTATTTGAGCGAGTCGACATAGCAGATAGTGCTAATTTCAACTATCATCTGCAAAAGCTTACAGACCATTTTATTAAACGAACTGAGGACGGCTACGAGTTCCGTCACCCCGGTCGAAAAGTCGTTAGCTCAATATTTGCGGGAACGCTTACGGACCGTGCCGAGCTTGGGTTCTTCTCAGTTAATGGCTCTTGCCATACATGTGAGGGAAACCTACATGGTTGGTATGTCGATGAAGTTCTCACGGTCGCTTGCGTTGATTGCTCAACAGTTCTCGTAAGCTATCCATTTCCTCCAGGGGGACTTGAGGAGCGAACATCTGAGGAGCTACTTCAAGCGTTCCACCACTATGTCCGTCATCATTACTGTATGGCCGCTGATGGCGTTTGTCCTGAATGCACAGGAACTGTAGAAACAGAACTTGTCAACGAATCAGATGAGAACAGTAACTTTGACCTAATAGTCGAACACTCATGTCAAAGGTGTGGATATAGCCTTCAATCAAGTGTGGGTGTCAATCTTCTTGATAATGCTGAAGTACTCCTATTTCATTCTCAACGTGGGATCGATCTGAGCACAGAACCATTCTGGCATTTTGAGTGGTGCGTGAGTAATACCCGAACGACGATTCTGTCCGACGATCCGCTACAAATACGTGTTGACATTCCGTGCGCGGGAGACGAACTACGGGTTGTGCTCGATGAAACTCTTTCAGTAACTGAAACAGCAATACAAGAACAACTGTCGTCTTGA
- a CDS encoding MATE family efflux transporter, with protein MSRGPGGDRSVNLVDGALVKPLIILSVPIVLTNLLQVGYNLADTFWVGRLGQAAVSAISFSWAIVFLIISLAAGFTVAGTVLVAQYKGAGNEDRVGHVAGQTISFIVLLSVILSAGGYLFAPNMLQLVGALPRTEEFVLSLEYTRTMFLGIPFVFVFFIFQSLLQGWGDSQTPLYLMLFGVILNVLADPFFILGFQNNMLFTVLGLESLEASLYAATGFAGWGVQGAALATISSRGIGAVLGVWLLLSGRVGISLSLADFKLRSKTVRKIIKIGTPASIEQSTIALSTTILTALIAIAGAEAVAAYGIGTRITSLVVLPAIGLQRGVEAAVGQNLGANQADRAERGVFAAVGIIIVCLIVLSAIIFVSADSIVGVFITGASSATVIEFGAEYLQIVGVTYAFLGAFYVIQGGFRGSGSTRIAMMFAILGFIVLRGSLSYIFVEPLALGATGVWYGEAAANVLMLLATSLYFLRGTWKEGVVNNASDNVPHSNMTSEESETTNI; from the coding sequence ATGAGTCGAGGACCAGGCGGTGATCGATCAGTCAACCTTGTCGACGGTGCATTGGTCAAACCGCTCATCATCCTCTCGGTCCCGATCGTCCTTACGAATCTCCTGCAAGTTGGCTACAATCTCGCAGACACCTTTTGGGTCGGGCGGCTCGGCCAGGCGGCGGTATCTGCGATTTCGTTCTCGTGGGCGATCGTCTTTCTCATCATCAGCCTCGCCGCTGGCTTCACCGTTGCGGGGACCGTACTGGTTGCACAGTACAAAGGAGCCGGGAACGAAGATAGGGTCGGTCACGTTGCAGGTCAGACGATCTCGTTTATCGTCTTGCTATCCGTGATTCTGTCGGCCGGTGGGTACCTCTTCGCCCCAAATATGCTTCAGTTAGTCGGCGCTCTTCCAAGAACGGAAGAGTTCGTCCTGTCACTAGAGTACACTCGGACGATGTTCCTCGGTATTCCGTTCGTCTTCGTGTTCTTCATATTTCAGTCGTTGCTGCAGGGGTGGGGAGATTCGCAGACGCCCCTGTATCTCATGTTGTTCGGTGTCATCCTCAACGTACTCGCCGACCCATTCTTCATTCTCGGTTTCCAAAATAACATGCTCTTCACCGTACTCGGCCTGGAATCGCTGGAAGCATCGCTGTATGCAGCGACTGGTTTCGCTGGCTGGGGAGTTCAGGGGGCTGCGCTGGCGACAATCAGTTCACGGGGGATTGGAGCTGTTCTCGGTGTTTGGCTCTTGTTATCTGGACGCGTAGGAATCTCTCTCTCACTCGCTGATTTCAAACTCCGCTCTAAGACTGTTCGGAAGATAATCAAGATTGGAACACCCGCGAGCATTGAACAGAGTACTATCGCCCTTAGTACGACGATTCTGACTGCATTAATTGCTATCGCTGGGGCAGAAGCCGTCGCTGCATACGGGATCGGAACCCGGATCACATCGCTGGTCGTGCTCCCTGCAATTGGGTTACAGCGAGGAGTTGAGGCTGCTGTCGGGCAGAATTTGGGTGCGAATCAAGCAGACCGGGCAGAACGAGGCGTGTTTGCTGCTGTAGGTATAATTATCGTCTGTCTGATCGTCTTGAGCGCGATCATCTTCGTTTCTGCAGACTCGATCGTCGGTGTGTTCATTACTGGAGCAAGCTCTGCAACTGTAATCGAATTCGGCGCTGAATACCTCCAGATAGTCGGCGTCACCTACGCGTTTCTAGGCGCATTCTACGTTATTCAAGGTGGATTTCGAGGGAGTGGTAGTACTCGAATCGCAATGATGTTCGCTATCCTTGGGTTCATTGTACTCCGTGGTTCGTTGTCATATATCTTCGTAGAACCACTCGCGCTCGGGGCGACAGGTGTCTGGTATGGGGAAGCAGCAGCGAACGTGCTTATGTTACTCGCTACAAGCCTCTACTTCTTACGAGGTACTTGGAAGGAAGGCGTTGTCAATAATGCATCTGATAACGTTCCTCACAGTAATATGACCAGTGAGGAAAGTGAAACTACAAACATATAG
- a CDS encoding NAD(P)-dependent oxidoreductase, with protein MKVVVFGATGRSGWRVVERALNQGHEVTGIARTPSKMEMTHKRLTLVQGDILDYDSFANVLQGQDAVVSTVGKGERFGSVELYSEGIKNVISAMEEYGLSRLVAITSGGTYPGWDRKNSIFYELCIKRILLRGEYADMRRMENLIMETDLDWTIVRPSGLSDEEGTGEYRTKVGYSILESNTTTRDDLAEFIVDELESNQFVREGVAVVNV; from the coding sequence ATGAAAGTAGTAGTCTTCGGAGCTACGGGACGATCAGGATGGAGGGTAGTTGAGCGAGCACTCAATCAGGGCCATGAGGTAACAGGAATCGCTCGAACGCCATCAAAAATGGAGATGACCCACAAACGACTTACTCTGGTACAGGGCGATATATTGGACTACGATTCGTTCGCCAACGTACTACAAGGGCAGGATGCGGTTGTCTCCACCGTAGGCAAGGGAGAGCGGTTCGGCAGTGTAGAACTATATTCGGAAGGCATCAAGAATGTTATCAGCGCGATGGAGGAGTACGGCCTCTCACGCCTTGTTGCCATTACGAGTGGAGGCACGTACCCTGGCTGGGACAGAAAGAATTCGATTTTCTACGAGCTTTGCATCAAACGAATTCTTCTGAGAGGAGAGTACGCTGACATGAGGCGCATGGAGAATCTTATCATGGAGACTGACTTGGACTGGACAATCGTTCGGCCGTCTGGACTGAGTGACGAGGAAGGGACCGGAGAGTACCGGACAAAAGTCGGCTATAGTATTCTAGAGAGTAATACCACGACACGGGACGACCTGGCTGAATTTATTGTTGATGAACTTGAGTCCAATCAGTTCGTGCGAGAGGGTGTTGCAGTCGTGAACGTATAA
- a CDS encoding TetR/AcrR family transcriptional regulator: protein MQATARALCELGYSRLRVRDIDEYFGKSRQLINHYYDGKDDLIEAVLTYLLAEYERGIAVGDDVSPEQQLHSYIQQFFYGPDIEDFDHWAFVTALIELRSQAQHYPRHQKLLSENYFHLRGILIAIIETGIEQGDFQDVDADIFATAIIHIISTSRMRKVCLGDGEAIEDGRKILDTIIFPQLINVSD, encoded by the coding sequence ATGCAAGCGACCGCTCGTGCTCTTTGTGAACTCGGATATAGTCGCCTCCGGGTACGAGATATTGATGAATATTTCGGGAAGAGTCGTCAGCTCATCAACCACTACTACGACGGAAAAGACGACCTCATCGAAGCCGTCCTCACATATCTATTGGCAGAATATGAACGTGGTATTGCGGTCGGAGACGATGTTAGCCCCGAACAGCAACTCCATAGCTACATTCAGCAATTTTTCTATGGGCCAGACATCGAAGATTTCGACCATTGGGCATTTGTCACGGCACTCATTGAACTTCGCTCACAGGCACAACACTACCCACGTCATCAAAAGCTACTTTCGGAGAACTACTTCCATCTCAGAGGAATTCTCATCGCCATCATCGAGACTGGCATTGAACAAGGGGATTTTCAAGATGTTGATGCAGACATCTTTGCAACTGCGATCATCCATATTATTTCTACTTCTCGAATGAGAAAAGTATGTCTTGGAGATGGCGAAGCAATCGAAGATGGACGTAAAATCCTCGACACTATCATTTTCCCTCAACTCATCAATGTTTCAGACTAG
- a CDS encoding (R)-mandelonitrile lyase, which produces MEITTDPSRPSVEGPDDYFSGDVRIDPLFNPEGDARAAAASVTFEPGSRTAWHTHPLGQRLIITSGCGFVQREDGPIEEVRAGDIVWFPAGEKHWHGARPEKAMTHIAIQEELDGEAVTWLEHVTDEEYDQE; this is translated from the coding sequence ATGGAGATCACGACTGACCCCTCGCGACCGTCCGTTGAAGGGCCCGATGACTACTTCAGCGGTGATGTTCGCATCGACCCGCTGTTCAACCCGGAAGGCGACGCGCGCGCTGCCGCGGCGAGCGTGACATTCGAACCTGGCTCACGCACTGCGTGGCACACGCACCCACTGGGCCAGCGGCTCATCATCACGAGCGGGTGTGGATTCGTCCAGCGTGAAGACGGCCCGATCGAGGAGGTCCGTGCGGGTGACATCGTCTGGTTCCCGGCGGGCGAGAAACACTGGCACGGTGCACGACCAGAAAAGGCCATGACGCACATCGCCATTCAAGAGGAACTCGATGGAGAGGCCGTCACTTGGTTAGAACATGTCACCGACGAGGAGTACGATCAGGAGTAA
- a CDS encoding DUF2255 family protein, translated as MTTVELTLQTNATNFERLLMTVWTGNELSAIAESDDLHIAPFREDGETYGTPTWIWSVQVDDALYVRAYNGQDSSWYQAAVRENAGRIEAAGMTKEVIFEPVDGPINNRIDDAYREKYVGSSYLSAMISDRARSATVKVIPRNTRT; from the coding sequence ATGACAACAGTTGAGCTGACACTCCAAACGAATGCCACTAACTTCGAGAGATTATTAATGACAGTGTGGACAGGAAACGAATTGAGCGCGATTGCAGAATCAGACGACCTGCACATCGCACCATTCCGTGAGGACGGCGAAACGTACGGCACGCCAACATGGATCTGGTCTGTCCAAGTTGACGACGCCCTCTACGTGCGTGCCTATAACGGCCAAGATTCTAGCTGGTACCAGGCCGCGGTCCGAGAAAATGCAGGGCGAATCGAGGCCGCCGGCATGACGAAGGAAGTCATCTTCGAGCCAGTCGACGGACCGATCAATAATCGCATCGACGATGCCTACCGAGAGAAATACGTGGGGAGTTCATATCTGAGTGCGATGATTAGTGACCGCGCACGCTCGGCAACGGTCAAAGTCATACCCCGCAACACTCGTACCTAA
- a CDS encoding WD40/YVTN/BNR-like repeat-containing protein — MTVLIGTSDGVYRANTLPFKNAEQVLDAGFVTDLRTSDTADGVFAATMSGLYHSPDNGESWTDLEVPTDSVWSVYETETEVYAGTAPAHLYRSSDRGQTWFEVKSLQEQPSRSKWTAPGDIPPRLRALGIHPTAPERLVVGIEAGKLHLSKDGGDSWAEKDDPVPDDVHHVHMISPEEFVVSTGYLGLDGMQSGGLYHTESWGEEWSRLDTGDRPYFRKTITHNGYLYASAARDAPPSWGGGADAALYESADKESLTEMTYPGGPEEVIDAWAIIDGQVVAGTVFSSEKADRSINMSTAAGSSGSVLQRTTDGEWQQVGSVPAGIHSLTFAQ; from the coding sequence ATGACAGTATTAATCGGCACATCAGATGGTGTCTATCGGGCTAATACTTTGCCGTTCAAGAATGCAGAGCAGGTTCTTGACGCGGGCTTTGTGACCGATCTACGGACCTCCGATACCGCTGACGGTGTATTTGCGGCGACGATGTCGGGGCTGTACCACTCTCCAGACAACGGTGAATCTTGGACTGATCTCGAAGTGCCGACTGATTCCGTCTGGTCTGTGTACGAAACGGAAACAGAAGTGTATGCAGGGACAGCACCGGCTCACCTATATCGATCCTCCGACCGTGGACAAACGTGGTTCGAAGTGAAATCGCTCCAAGAACAACCGTCACGGTCGAAGTGGACTGCCCCCGGCGATATCCCCCCGCGACTCCGTGCGCTCGGCATTCACCCGACTGCCCCCGAGAGGCTCGTGGTCGGCATCGAGGCTGGCAAACTTCATCTATCTAAAGATGGTGGTGACAGTTGGGCTGAGAAGGATGACCCAGTTCCAGATGACGTCCATCATGTGCACATGATATCTCCGGAGGAGTTCGTCGTCTCTACTGGGTATTTGGGTCTAGACGGAATGCAATCAGGTGGCCTCTATCATACAGAAAGTTGGGGTGAGGAATGGTCACGTCTCGATACGGGTGACCGACCGTATTTCCGGAAAACGATCACTCACAACGGCTACCTATACGCTTCTGCAGCACGTGATGCACCACCTTCCTGGGGTGGTGGTGCGGATGCAGCGCTGTACGAATCGGCCGACAAGGAATCACTTACAGAGATGACATACCCCGGTGGGCCGGAGGAAGTAATCGACGCATGGGCCATTATTGATGGACAGGTGGTCGCAGGCACGGTGTTCAGTTCGGAAAAAGCTGATCGGTCAATCAATATGAGTACAGCTGCTGGATCAAGCGGGAGTGTCTTGCAACGAACTACAGACGGCGAGTGGCAGCAAGTGGGGAGTGTTCCCGCCGGTATCCACTCACTCACTTTCGCACAATGA
- a CDS encoding WD40/YVTN/BNR-like repeat-containing protein yields the protein MDYALLVIEKRNENWDVSQYFDDNERPYAVAVDPSAPERAYLGTFNDGLWRTVDGGNSWSRIGSDFMSSRVMAVAVAAEDRPQEYGTVYAGTEPSAVYRSDDGGDTWSKCHGLTDLDSATEWSFPGRPDTHHVRWIEPDPNDPERLYVSIEAGAVVTTSDRGETWVDRVPNGPFDAHTLATHPDAPGRVYAAAGDGLVEKLESHEYGESTDGSESWIYSSEGIEHHYGWAVAVDPSDPDTRVLTTSPHAGRAHDVEDQAIRTHDEPNDPYSVIYRRQGEEPWQQCTDGLPDPAGLFVPVLGTVADEPGTFYALTNRGLYRSTDSGETWNEVHLTWNDKYREQQPRSVAATSIRDE from the coding sequence TTGGACTACGCATTACTCGTAATCGAAAAACGAAATGAGAATTGGGACGTCAGCCAATACTTCGATGACAACGAGCGCCCGTACGCTGTTGCAGTCGATCCATCTGCTCCCGAGCGTGCGTACCTTGGGACATTCAACGATGGATTGTGGCGAACAGTCGATGGTGGAAATTCCTGGTCACGGATCGGCTCCGATTTCATGTCATCACGAGTTATGGCGGTCGCCGTCGCTGCAGAGGACCGCCCACAGGAGTACGGGACGGTCTATGCAGGAACGGAACCGAGTGCGGTATACCGATCAGATGACGGTGGCGACACGTGGAGTAAGTGTCACGGTCTTACCGACCTCGATTCAGCGACTGAATGGTCATTCCCCGGTCGTCCTGATACCCACCATGTTCGGTGGATCGAACCAGACCCAAACGACCCAGAGCGACTCTATGTCAGTATCGAAGCCGGCGCGGTCGTAACGACTAGCGACCGGGGTGAGACGTGGGTTGATCGTGTACCTAATGGTCCATTTGATGCACACACGCTCGCAACTCACCCGGATGCACCGGGTCGAGTCTATGCCGCTGCGGGAGATGGTTTGGTGGAGAAGTTGGAGAGTCATGAATACGGGGAGAGTACCGATGGGAGTGAGTCATGGATCTATTCCTCGGAAGGCATCGAACACCACTATGGATGGGCCGTTGCTGTCGATCCTAGCGACCCAGACACCCGCGTTCTGACAACTTCACCGCACGCGGGCCGAGCACATGACGTTGAAGACCAAGCGATTCGAACGCACGATGAACCTAACGACCCATATTCAGTGATCTATCGACGACAGGGTGAGGAACCCTGGCAACAATGTACAGATGGTCTTCCAGATCCTGCTGGGCTCTTCGTGCCAGTTCTTGGGACAGTAGCCGATGAACCAGGGACGTTCTACGCCCTGACGAACCGTGGGCTCTATCGATCGACGGATTCTGGGGAAACATGGAACGAAGTCCACCTAACTTGGAACGACAAGTACCGTGAACAACAGCCACGGTCCGTTGCAGCAACCAGTATTCGAGATGAGTGA
- the sod gene encoding superoxide dismutase codes for MANYELPSLPYDYDALEPHISEQVLTWHHDTHHQGYVNGWNSAEETLEANRESGDFSSSGSALRNVTHNGSGHMLHDLFWKNMSPEGGSEPTGTLADRIEEGFGSYEAWKGEFEAAASNASGWALLVYDSFSEELHNVVVDKHDQGALWGSHPILALDVWEHSYYYDYGPARGDFIDAFFEVVDWEEPTERYEQAVELFE; via the coding sequence ATGGCAAATTACGAACTTCCATCGCTACCATACGACTACGATGCACTCGAACCGCACATCAGTGAACAAGTACTGACGTGGCACCACGATACCCATCACCAGGGCTACGTCAATGGCTGGAACAGTGCTGAAGAGACGCTTGAGGCGAATCGTGAAAGTGGTGACTTCAGTTCCTCTGGATCAGCACTGCGGAACGTCACACACAATGGGTCGGGCCACATGCTCCACGACCTCTTCTGGAAGAATATGAGTCCAGAGGGAGGCAGCGAACCAACTGGAACGCTCGCTGACCGTATTGAGGAAGGCTTCGGCTCCTATGAGGCCTGGAAGGGCGAATTCGAGGCTGCCGCATCCAATGCGAGCGGGTGGGCGCTCTTGGTCTACGACAGCTTCTCTGAAGAGCTCCACAACGTTGTCGTCGACAAACACGACCAAGGAGCGCTATGGGGTAGCCATCCGATCCTTGCACTTGACGTGTGGGAACATTCCTACTACTACGACTATGGACCCGCACGAGGCGACTTTATTGATGCGTTCTTCGAAGTCGTTGACTGGGAGGAACCTACGGAGCGATACGAACAAGCTGTCGAACTATTCGAATAG